One region of Coraliomargarita parva genomic DNA includes:
- a CDS encoding response regulator encodes MTLCLAVIICILLVICLVLYRKLQAVRGVKSAGWGSFSDAQTIANEGNPLFATLSHELRTPLNGLLGIVQMLQEELGGDDEDLEAIEGCAHHMLAVISTLVNLTKMKEEWNELPEYREWVSPYELFEQLKKQLSFRAGLRGLKLEVVHQDKTTRLRGDSDHLKTIVEGLLLGSLESVSLLEIPTKRQILRLAWETREKEVIISLRNPLEVYSDARGIRILDAFKMTTGHHHARIPMEYLYWAVSSALLERYNGVLRTKEIEAGGAVTRVSFEMAQMQASPSERRPVGGLSLDVNRGRSTSAQLLPVKLSVLVAEDDPITRSLMSAVLKLMGQEVSFVTNGREVLDMISQSRAYDLILMDIDMPVMDGMSAAIALRNGESGEYGTKIPIVAVTAFNTLSDEGKFKRAGMDYYLPKPVKLRDLRSVLLEVVKQRKPVAGSAAR; translated from the coding sequence ATGACCCTATGTTTGGCAGTGATCATCTGCATCCTCCTTGTGATCTGTCTGGTGCTCTACCGGAAGTTGCAAGCGGTCCGGGGCGTTAAGTCCGCGGGGTGGGGTAGTTTTTCTGATGCGCAGACCATCGCCAACGAGGGGAATCCGCTCTTTGCCACACTCTCGCATGAGCTGAGGACTCCCTTGAACGGATTGCTCGGGATCGTTCAAATGTTGCAGGAAGAGCTTGGCGGGGACGACGAGGACCTGGAGGCGATCGAAGGTTGTGCCCATCACATGCTCGCGGTGATCAGTACGCTGGTCAATCTGACGAAGATGAAGGAGGAGTGGAATGAGCTCCCCGAGTACCGGGAGTGGGTCAGCCCCTACGAATTATTCGAGCAATTGAAGAAGCAATTGTCGTTTCGGGCAGGTCTGCGCGGTTTGAAGTTGGAGGTCGTCCATCAAGACAAAACCACACGTTTACGTGGCGACTCGGACCATTTGAAGACCATCGTTGAAGGGCTTCTCCTGGGCTCTTTGGAGTCGGTCTCCTTGTTGGAGATCCCAACGAAGCGTCAGATCTTGCGTTTGGCTTGGGAGACGCGTGAGAAAGAAGTCATCATTTCTCTTCGCAATCCGCTCGAAGTTTATAGTGATGCGCGCGGCATCCGTATCCTCGACGCCTTTAAGATGACAACCGGTCATCATCATGCCCGCATCCCGATGGAATATTTGTACTGGGCGGTTTCGTCGGCCTTGCTGGAGCGATACAATGGAGTGCTTCGCACTAAGGAAATCGAGGCGGGAGGCGCGGTGACCCGGGTATCTTTTGAAATGGCACAGATGCAGGCGTCGCCGTCCGAGCGCCGTCCGGTGGGTGGCTTGAGCCTGGATGTGAACCGCGGACGGTCCACATCGGCACAACTTCTGCCGGTCAAGCTTTCGGTTTTGGTAGCGGAGGACGATCCGATCACGCGGAGCTTGATGTCTGCGGTACTCAAACTCATGGGGCAGGAAGTTTCTTTTGTCACCAATGGTCGTGAAGTGTTGGATATGATCAGTCAGTCGCGTGCCTACGATTTGATCCTGATGGACATCGACATGCCGGTGATGGACGGAATGAGTGCGGCAATTGCCTTGCGGAACGGAGAATCCGGCGAATATGGCACGAAGATCCCGATCGTGGCCGTGACTGCATTTAATACCTTGTCGGACGAAGGTAAGTTCAAGCGTGCAGGCATGGATTATTACCTGCCCAAGCCGGTTAAGTTACGGGATCTGCGTTCCGTCCTCTTGGAAGTGGTGAAGCAACGGAAGCCTGTGGCCGGTTCCGCCGCCCGTTAA
- the ppdK gene encoding pyruvate, phosphate dikinase — MPAKKATKKKAVKRGAKKRTAATAVKYIYDFGDKTDGNSKLRELLGGKGANLAEMARIGLPVPPGFTITTEVCTYFYDNGLKYPTTLEKELKASVAVIEKQLGKKLGAEKNPLLLSVRSGARESMPGMMDTILNLGLNDKTVKALAEESGNEAFAYDCYRRFIQMYGDVVMGVQAVNENDHCPFEAALEKLREEVGVKFDNQLTAENLKELIKRYKEIIKKRTKSAFPQDAYEQLWGSVGAVFKSWQNERAILYRQKYGIPAAWGTAVNVQAMVFGNMGEDCATGVAFTRDPANGEKVFYGEYLINAQGEDVVAGIRTPNPIAKLKEEMPNAHADLEAVRKKLEKHFKDMQDFEFTVQNNKLYMLQTRNGKRTGLAAVRIAVELVKEKLINQKTALLKIPADSISSLLVAVFDPAAEKKAKVLSTGLPAGPGAAAGKICFTAEKAEQVAASGGHAVLCRVETTPEDLRGMIAADGILTSRGGVSSHAALVARQMNKVCVCGASEVVIDYGAGTLTIGDTVLNEGDDISINGTSGDIYAGSVTTAPSEVNQVLSGKMKAKDSYTFQLFDQVMTWADKYRKLGVRTNADSPEQAANAVSFGAEGIGLCRTEHMFFEGDRITFMRQMILASDEKERRTALKKLLPFQRKDFTGLFKAMGGLPVTVRLLDPPLHEFLPHDESSKRELANSLGVDVDVISNRVHALHEANPMLGHRGCRLGISYPEITEMQARAIFEAAAACYKLKKPIKVVPEVMVPLVGFADELKNQVAVIHRVAAEVMEKKKVKFEYLVGTMIEVPRGALTADEIAETAQFFSFGTNDLTQTGLGMSRDDAGSFLGKYKELDIMPQNPFASIDAAGVGQLVEIGAAKGRKTNKGIKLGICGEHGGDPASINFFHQVGLNYVSCSPPRVPVARLAAAQAALK, encoded by the coding sequence ATGCCAGCAAAAAAAGCAACCAAGAAGAAAGCAGTCAAGCGCGGCGCCAAGAAGCGCACAGCAGCAACGGCTGTGAAGTATATCTACGACTTCGGCGACAAGACCGATGGTAATTCGAAGCTTCGCGAGCTTCTCGGCGGCAAGGGAGCAAACCTTGCCGAGATGGCCCGCATCGGCCTGCCCGTGCCTCCCGGCTTCACCATTACAACCGAAGTTTGCACATACTTCTATGACAACGGTCTGAAGTATCCGACCACCCTTGAGAAGGAACTCAAGGCGTCCGTCGCAGTGATCGAAAAGCAACTCGGTAAGAAGCTTGGCGCTGAAAAGAACCCGCTTCTTCTTTCCGTCCGTTCCGGTGCCCGCGAATCCATGCCCGGCATGATGGACACCATCCTGAACCTCGGCTTGAACGACAAGACCGTGAAGGCGCTGGCTGAAGAATCCGGCAACGAAGCGTTCGCTTACGACTGCTACCGCCGCTTCATCCAAATGTACGGTGACGTCGTCATGGGCGTGCAGGCCGTCAACGAAAACGACCATTGCCCGTTTGAAGCTGCTCTTGAAAAGCTTCGTGAAGAAGTCGGTGTCAAGTTCGACAACCAACTGACCGCCGAAAACCTCAAGGAACTGATCAAGCGCTACAAGGAGATCATCAAGAAGCGCACCAAGTCCGCCTTCCCGCAGGATGCCTACGAGCAACTCTGGGGCTCCGTCGGTGCGGTCTTCAAGTCCTGGCAAAACGAACGCGCCATCCTCTACCGCCAAAAGTACGGCATCCCGGCCGCTTGGGGTACTGCGGTGAACGTTCAAGCCATGGTCTTCGGTAACATGGGTGAAGACTGTGCAACCGGTGTTGCCTTCACCCGCGACCCGGCCAACGGTGAAAAGGTCTTCTACGGTGAGTACCTCATCAACGCACAAGGTGAAGACGTTGTCGCAGGTATCCGCACGCCGAACCCGATCGCGAAGCTGAAGGAAGAAATGCCGAATGCGCACGCCGACCTGGAAGCTGTCCGCAAGAAGCTCGAAAAGCACTTCAAGGACATGCAGGACTTCGAGTTCACAGTGCAGAACAACAAGCTCTACATGCTGCAAACCCGTAACGGCAAGCGCACCGGTCTGGCTGCGGTCCGTATCGCGGTTGAGCTCGTGAAGGAAAAGCTGATCAACCAGAAGACTGCACTTCTCAAGATCCCGGCCGACTCCATCTCCAGCCTCCTCGTTGCCGTGTTTGACCCGGCCGCTGAAAAGAAGGCCAAGGTTTTGAGCACAGGCCTCCCCGCTGGCCCTGGTGCTGCCGCCGGTAAGATCTGCTTCACCGCAGAAAAGGCCGAGCAAGTTGCCGCTTCCGGCGGTCACGCAGTACTTTGCCGTGTGGAAACCACACCGGAAGACCTTCGCGGTATGATCGCTGCCGACGGGATCCTCACCTCCCGCGGTGGTGTGTCCTCACACGCTGCGCTGGTTGCCCGTCAAATGAACAAGGTCTGCGTCTGCGGTGCTTCTGAAGTCGTAATCGATTACGGTGCCGGCACACTGACCATCGGTGACACGGTCCTGAATGAAGGTGACGACATCTCCATCAACGGTACTTCCGGTGACATCTATGCCGGTTCCGTGACCACCGCTCCGTCCGAAGTGAACCAGGTTCTCTCCGGCAAGATGAAGGCCAAGGACAGCTACACCTTCCAGCTCTTCGACCAAGTCATGACTTGGGCCGACAAGTATCGCAAGCTGGGTGTTCGCACCAATGCCGACTCCCCGGAGCAAGCTGCCAATGCAGTTTCCTTCGGTGCTGAAGGTATCGGCCTCTGCCGTACCGAGCACATGTTCTTCGAAGGCGACCGTATCACCTTCATGCGTCAGATGATTCTTGCATCCGACGAAAAGGAACGCCGTACAGCCCTCAAGAAGCTCCTGCCCTTCCAGCGCAAGGACTTTACCGGACTGTTCAAGGCCATGGGCGGCCTGCCCGTCACCGTCCGTCTGCTCGACCCGCCACTTCACGAGTTCCTCCCGCACGACGAGTCCTCCAAGCGCGAGCTTGCGAATTCCCTCGGCGTGGATGTGGATGTGATCTCGAATCGTGTCCACGCCCTGCATGAAGCCAACCCGATGCTCGGTCACCGCGGTTGCCGCCTCGGTATCTCCTATCCGGAAATCACCGAAATGCAGGCCCGTGCAATCTTCGAAGCTGCTGCAGCTTGCTACAAGCTGAAGAAGCCGATCAAGGTCGTTCCTGAAGTCATGGTTCCGCTGGTCGGCTTTGCTGATGAGCTCAAGAACCAAGTCGCCGTGATCCACCGCGTTGCTGCGGAAGTCATGGAGAAGAAGAAGGTGAAGTTCGAATACCTCGTCGGTACCATGATCGAAGTGCCGCGTGGCGCTCTGACCGCTGACGAAATCGCCGAAACCGCACAGTTCTTCAGCTTCGGCACCAACGACCTGACCCAAACCGGTCTCGGTATGAGCCGTGACGACGCCGGTTCCTTCCTCGGCAAGTACAAGGAGCTCGACATCATGCCGCAAAATCCGTTCGCGTCCATCGACGCTGCCGGTGTTGGCCAACTCGTCGAGATCGGTGCCGCCAAGGGTCGCAAGACCAACAAGGGTATCAAGCTTGGTATCTGTGGTGAGCACGGTGGTGATCCGGCTTCCATCAACTTCTTCCACCAAGTCGGCCTCAACTACGTCAGCTGCTCGCCGCCGCGCGTTCCGGTTGCACGTCTGGCCGCTGCCCAGGCAGCGCTCAAGTAA
- a CDS encoding NAD-dependent epimerase/dehydratase family protein: MDGMKVLVTGGGGFVGSYLIERLLGRGYAVRSLGRSPQPQLADMGVEVVCADLCDADGVLEACAGVDAVFHVAAKAGVWGSWESYYRPNVVGSRNIVEACLRQGVSRLVYTSTPSVVFNGEPIRGGDEGLPYGRNWLCHYAHSKAIAEEATLAANCDALKVCALRPHLIFGPGDPHLLPRVIGSAVSGRLKIVGEGTSCVDVSYVEDVADAHLAAFDALAEGRGAGRAYFISQGEPVELWPWLNGILEAMGHQPLTKKVSLPVAYAMASVAEAIWAVFRLKGEPPLTRFVAVELAKDHYFSIEGARRDLGYEPKVTMKEALEKTVKDLKERNL; the protein is encoded by the coding sequence ATGGATGGTATGAAGGTGTTGGTTACAGGTGGCGGCGGATTTGTCGGAAGCTATTTAATTGAGCGTTTGTTGGGTCGTGGGTATGCGGTCCGGTCCTTGGGGCGTTCGCCGCAACCGCAACTTGCCGACATGGGGGTCGAGGTGGTCTGCGCGGACCTCTGCGATGCGGATGGGGTTCTCGAAGCCTGTGCCGGCGTGGACGCGGTGTTTCACGTTGCGGCCAAAGCCGGTGTCTGGGGAAGTTGGGAAAGTTACTATCGTCCGAATGTGGTGGGGAGCCGCAACATTGTGGAGGCATGCCTGCGTCAAGGGGTCTCTCGCCTCGTCTATACCAGTACGCCGAGTGTGGTCTTTAATGGTGAGCCGATCCGGGGTGGGGATGAAGGGCTGCCTTACGGCCGGAACTGGCTTTGTCATTATGCCCACAGTAAAGCGATCGCGGAAGAGGCGACCTTGGCCGCGAACTGTGATGCCCTGAAAGTCTGTGCCTTGCGTCCGCACCTGATCTTTGGTCCGGGCGATCCCCATTTGTTGCCCCGGGTGATCGGCAGTGCGGTTTCGGGACGGTTGAAAATTGTCGGCGAGGGCACGAGCTGCGTGGATGTTTCCTATGTCGAGGATGTGGCGGATGCACATCTGGCGGCATTCGATGCCTTGGCTGAAGGGCGTGGGGCCGGCCGGGCTTATTTCATTTCGCAAGGGGAGCCCGTTGAGCTTTGGCCGTGGCTCAACGGGATACTTGAAGCCATGGGGCATCAGCCTTTGACGAAGAAGGTTTCCCTGCCTGTCGCCTATGCGATGGCCTCCGTGGCAGAAGCGATCTGGGCAGTTTTCCGTTTGAAGGGGGAGCCGCCGCTCACTCGTTTTGTGGCGGTGGAGTTGGCGAAGGATCATTACTTCTCGATCGAGGGCGCCAGACGCGATTTGGGATACGAACCCAAGGTAACGATGAAGGAGGCTTTGGAGAAGACGGTCAAAGACCTGAAGGAACGGAATCTCTAA
- the tatC gene encoding twin-arginine translocase subunit TatC, which translates to MTDSGLDKEEFDEELDVNGNMSFLEHLEEFRWTLARSVGAFLLGAILVACFLGQVSDFLQYPLRVAYGSAEVAEQQLVTRNPMGVFSVFIQIVFLGGFTLSLPFMLYFLGRFIAPGLNEREKRILIPSCFAAFVLFIAGVAFSFFAVLPLTLSFCVRLNNYFHFTLWWTATDYFSMVVWFSIALGGFFQFPLITVILVVIGVVTVEQLKRFRRFVAVAIMVFAALLTPGGDPISLSIMSVPMYLLYELAILIGARFERAKRDKELAETDDL; encoded by the coding sequence ATGACTGACAGCGGACTGGATAAAGAGGAATTTGACGAAGAACTCGATGTGAATGGGAACATGAGTTTTCTTGAGCATCTGGAGGAATTTCGCTGGACGCTGGCCCGAAGCGTGGGTGCGTTTCTGCTTGGAGCGATCCTGGTGGCCTGTTTTCTCGGGCAGGTTTCCGACTTCCTGCAGTACCCCTTGCGCGTGGCTTACGGTTCTGCGGAAGTGGCGGAACAGCAACTGGTCACACGGAACCCGATGGGGGTCTTCTCGGTATTCATCCAGATCGTGTTTCTCGGAGGCTTCACGCTCTCCTTGCCCTTCATGCTCTATTTTCTCGGTCGCTTTATCGCCCCCGGGTTGAATGAGCGGGAGAAGCGGATCCTGATACCGTCCTGTTTTGCGGCTTTCGTACTTTTCATTGCGGGTGTCGCCTTTTCCTTCTTTGCAGTGCTGCCGCTGACCCTGTCGTTTTGTGTGCGCCTGAACAACTATTTCCACTTCACGCTCTGGTGGACGGCGACGGATTATTTCAGCATGGTGGTTTGGTTTTCCATCGCGCTCGGCGGGTTCTTCCAGTTTCCCTTGATCACCGTGATACTGGTTGTGATCGGGGTGGTCACGGTTGAGCAGTTGAAGCGTTTTCGCCGGTTCGTGGCGGTTGCGATCATGGTTTTTGCGGCGCTCCTCACGCCAGGCGGGGATCCCATTTCGCTGTCCATTATGTCCGTTCCGATGTACCTCCTCTACGAACTTGCGATCCTGATCGGGGCACGTTTCGAGCGGGCAAAACGTGACAAGGAGCTTGCGGAGACGGATGATCTCTAA
- a CDS encoding TrmH family RNA methyltransferase — MDEAYIQSRQNEQVKNLVKLRERKHRDRQERFIVEGLRELGHAIGSGFEVQTIYFCPELFPSEAHGAFIDECRREQSIQLVRMSTDAFQKACYREGPDGLLGLASQQANSLDDLNLPEAPLLLVLEGIEKPGNLGALLRSADGAGADAVVLVDCVLDLYNPNAIRSSQGLVFALPIVSVSRETFLPWLRQKQIQLVATTPDTENLHWNVDYRKGTALFLGSESDGLTTHCLEAADCRIRIPMAGRADSLNVSVAAAVCLYEARRQRDS, encoded by the coding sequence ATGGACGAAGCCTATATTCAGAGCCGACAGAACGAACAGGTGAAAAACCTGGTCAAGCTTCGCGAGCGCAAGCACCGCGACCGGCAGGAACGTTTCATCGTCGAAGGCTTGCGCGAACTCGGCCATGCGATCGGTTCCGGCTTCGAAGTACAGACCATCTACTTTTGCCCGGAGCTCTTTCCTTCGGAGGCGCATGGCGCCTTCATCGACGAGTGCCGCCGCGAGCAGTCGATCCAGTTGGTACGGATGAGCACGGATGCCTTTCAAAAGGCCTGCTACAGGGAAGGCCCCGATGGCCTCCTCGGTCTCGCCAGCCAACAGGCCAACTCACTCGACGACCTAAACCTTCCGGAGGCCCCGCTCCTACTCGTACTGGAGGGCATTGAAAAACCGGGCAATCTGGGAGCACTGTTGCGAAGTGCGGACGGCGCAGGTGCCGATGCAGTGGTTTTGGTCGACTGCGTCCTCGACCTCTACAACCCGAATGCAATCCGCTCCTCGCAAGGCCTGGTCTTTGCCTTGCCCATCGTCAGCGTAAGCCGCGAGACCTTCCTGCCCTGGCTCCGCCAAAAGCAAATCCAACTCGTTGCCACCACTCCCGACACCGAGAACCTGCACTGGAATGTCGACTACCGGAAAGGCACCGCACTCTTTCTTGGGAGCGAAAGCGACGGACTGACGACGCACTGCCTCGAGGCAGCGGATTGCAGGATACGGATTCCAATGGCAGGTCGGGCTGACTCGCTCAACGTATCCGTGGCGGCGGCCGTCTGCCTCTACGAAGCACGACGCCAGCGCGACAGTTAA